TCTGTTCAAGCGGAATCTGCTGGGATTCAACCACCACTCATGCTCCCATTCCTGTCTCTCTAGGACCATCCGAATCTGGCGACGTTTTACTCGATATCAAACCATATACCTTCGGCACTGGAAACGTCACCATGAGAATAACTTCGCGCACAAATCCCAGCTTGGCAGATTCCATAACCTTTGTCCTGAAAGCCCTGCGTGGCGATGCCAACGGAGATGGAAAGGTAACTGTCAGCGATGTGGTTTTTCTGGTTAATTATCTTTTTAAAGGAGGTCCAGCACCTCTTCCTTTTCTATCGGGCGATGCTAACTGTGACACCAAGGTCACTGTCTCCGATGTTGTTTATTTGGTGAATTATCTTTTCAAAGGCGGACCTCCGCCCTGCGCC
This genomic interval from Candidatus Zixiibacteriota bacterium contains the following:
- a CDS encoding dockerin type I repeat-containing protein, producing the protein MLKNSKLTVVFFLILLAGFFLIPVKINSQVSFTYTAPVTQKSGIIDSLTTFNSTLTNIGSVADTYDVDMIRKPPTPVQWWIRFCSSGICWDSTTTHAPIPVSLGPSESGDVLLDIKPYTFGTGNVTMRITSRTNPSLADSITFVLKALRGDANGDGKVTVSDVVFLVNYLFKGGPAPLPFLSGDANCDTKVTVSDVVYLVNYLFKGGPPPCA